One segment of Ascidiaceihabitans donghaensis DNA contains the following:
- a CDS encoding DUF934 domain-containing protein: protein MTIIVTDEGFAPETWTRGYTAFGDTANDVVALDVPSDINPDDIQITPSLEMVRVDFPSFADGRGFTIARMLRLKGYTGRLRARGHVIADQYAMARRVGFDEVEITQDLAARQPQSQWQFRSDWTANDYQARLRG from the coding sequence ATGACGATCATCGTGACAGACGAAGGTTTTGCCCCCGAAACCTGGACGCGGGGCTACACGGCATTTGGCGATACGGCCAATGATGTGGTTGCTCTTGATGTGCCATCCGACATCAACCCCGATGACATCCAGATCACTCCAAGCCTGGAAATGGTGCGTGTGGACTTTCCCAGTTTTGCTGACGGGCGCGGCTTTACCATCGCGCGGATGTTGCGGCTGAAAGGCTACACCGGACGTTTGCGTGCGCGGGGCCACGTCATTGCAGACCAATACGCAATGGCGCGGCGCGTGGGCTTTGACGAGGTTGAGATCACTCAGGACCTCGCCGCCCGACAACCGCAATCCCAATGGCAGTTCCGCAGCGATTGGACGGCGAACGATTATCAGGCCCGATTGCGCGGCTAA